The following coding sequences lie in one Apium graveolens cultivar Ventura chromosome 3, ASM990537v1, whole genome shotgun sequence genomic window:
- the LOC141714771 gene encoding uncharacterized protein LOC141714771, translating to MCRYGIPRILVTNNGTQFNNEEFRKYHEENEIDLRFTSVAHPQANGQEKVANRIILDGLKKRIEKSRNNWVDKIFPILWAYRTTCRVTTRATPFILEYGAKAVIPVEISHSSPRIQAFNAKENEEGKRLTLNLIDKVRDAAHAKIMEYLKKASFYYNLRVKERFFKQGDLVLRKVEAYGVG from the coding sequence atgtgtcgatatggaattccccgtattcTGGTTACTAATAATGGAACACAGTTTAATAATGAAGAATTCAGGAAGTATCATGAAGAAAACGAAATTGATTTGAGATTCACCTCTGTTGCTCACCCCCAAGCTAATGGGCAGGAAAAGGTTGCAAATCGGATCATCCTTGATGGgttaaagaagaggattgaaaagtccagaaataattgggtggataaAATATTTCCAATACTTTGGGCATACAGAACTACATGTAGAGTCACAACCAGAGCAACACCTTTCATATTAGAATACGGGGCAAAAGCAGTCATACCCGTAGaaatatcacattcttctcccaGGATCCAAGCTTTTAATGCTAAGGAAAATGAGGAGGGGAAAAGATTAACCCTGAATTTAATAGATAAAGTACGAGATGCGGCACACGCAAAGATAATGGAATATCTGAAAAAAGCCTCTTTCTATTATAACCTGAGGGTGaaagagagattcttcaagcaaggagatttggtcctGAGAAAAGTGGAAGCTTATGGAGTAGGGTAG